The Ornithodoros turicata isolate Travis chromosome 9, ASM3712646v1, whole genome shotgun sequence genome includes a region encoding these proteins:
- the LOC135367908 gene encoding mucin-2-like, whose protein sequence is MYSLWLPLLLCYGFSLSTSKPTTTTQLPEATHSSTNVTEPFFQTTTYASKFDVVQQEYSTLSSIVYDTENPPAFSNTPNLNETLAVHMANDQLTMASSTAPASESATESSAATYEREPQTTLHFEAPFSTVANIATKDDPESQSTITESSLNPTAPIDDESQLENKLLSKTGHHHGSWMHNSSDAPKFSMALEKSTSTMTSAENYASTAVVPEKVIYSKEDELLTQSTVADSVTETFEDVHRAQLPEDTEAEAAAAISTVSHAAETGEYRTESAVYRTASSSGPEQPTLATVQFFMSETRTTPTTTAVDFALAHRGTESVTTLLPATNETIPASGTTISATYRDESESGDVSDETVEEFAITGAVQANGTEENLASTTVPSFVQDTKDEGVPLLTTVLEVKSKDDYAMTAQLLSLQEGMLMPSRQRVKHGKKTSPASVSYTISDGTGKNSGKKGGGIRIIQNFDIFINPTANITKSTTYLTKV, encoded by the exons ATGTACTCGCTATGGCTCCCGCTGCTGCTATGCTATGGCTTTTCCCTCTCGAC CTCGAAGCCAACAACGACGACACAGTTACCGGAAGCAACGCATTCATCGACGAATGTGACAGAACCATTCTTCCAAACAACAACTTACGCGAGCAAGTTTGATGTCGTGCAGCAAGAGTATTCCACCCTCTCCAGCATCGTGTATGACACGGAAAACCCGCCTGCCTTCAGTAACACCCCTAACTTAAATGAAACCCTAGCAGTTCACATGGCTAATGACCAGCTCACAATGGCTTCAAGTACCGCACCTGCAAGTGAAAGCGCCACGGAATCCAGCGCTGCCACGTACGAAAGGGAACCACAGACAACACTCCATTTTGAGGCTCCTTTTTCAACAGTGGCCAACATCGCTACAAAAGACGACCCCGAAAGTCAATCAACGATTACTGAGTCATCACTGAATCCAACTGCTCCCATTGACGACGAATCTCAGTTAGAGAACAAGCTTCTAAGTAAAACCGGGCATCACCACGGTTCATGGATGCACAACAGCTCAGATGCTCCAAAATTTTCAATGGCTCTTGAGAAAAGCACATCCACAATGACGTCAGCAGAGAACTACGCAAGCACTGCTGTGGTTCCCGAAAAGGTTATATACAGCAAGGAAGACGAACTCCTAACACAGTCGACAGTTGCAGACAGCGTCACAGAGACCTTTGAAGACGTGCACCGAGCACAGCTACCAGAAGATACAGAAGCTGAAGCGGCGGCAGCGATATCCACAGTGTCACATGCTGCGGAAACTGGAGAATATCGAACAGAGTCTGCAGTCTACCGCACTGCGTCAAGTTCAGGCCCCGAACAGCCCACGCTAGCCACAGTTCAATTTTTCATGTCAGAGACTCGAACAACACCGACAACGACAGCAGTCGACTTTGCGCTTGCACATAGAGGAACAGAAAGCGTTACAACTTTGCTTCCTGCCACCAACGAAACAATTCCTGCAAGTGGGACAACCATTTCAGCTACGTATCGAGACGAGTCTGAATCAGGTGACGTTTCAGATGAGACAGTTGAAGAGTTCGCCATAACGGGCGCTGTTCAAGCAAACGGCACAGAGGAAAATCTTGCATCAACCACGGTCCCTTCATTCGTCCAGGACACGAAAGACGAGGGTGTACCATTACTGACGACGGTACTGGAGGTGAAGTCGAAAGACGATTATGCCATGACAGCTCAATTACTTTCCCTCCAAGAAGGAATGCTGATGCCGAGCAGGCAGAGAGTTAAACATGGAAAGAAGACATCGCCCGCGTCTGTGTCTTACACCATCAGTGATGGAACTGGGAAAAATAGCGGCAAGAAGGGTGGAGGAATTAGGATAATTCAGAATTTCGACATATTTATCAATCCCACTGCGAATATTACTAAAAGCACGACGTATCTTACGAAAGTGTGA
- the LOC135368685 gene encoding vesicle-associated membrane protein 4-like, with protein sequence MPPKFRRYLSEEDVSESHDAEREKLLGEEDDDDFFLKGPSASNKTLNVQDKKLRRVQFQVDEVSDIMKGNIEKIMERGERLEDLGDKSDALATHADQFRSTAKKMQSRMWWRNMKVKIILAVIILVVMLIIFVPIIVRNS encoded by the exons ATGCCACCCAAGTTCAGGAGGTACCTCTCTGAGGAGGATGTGTCTGAATCCCATGACGCCGAGCGG GAAAAATTGCTTGGTGAGGAAGACGACGATGACTTTTTCCTCAA GGGACCATCTGCAAGTAACAAAACACTCAACGTTCAGGACAAGAAGCTGCGAAG GGTACAGTTCCAAGTGGATGAAGTCTCTGATATCATGAAAGGCAACATAGAGAAAATTATGGAGAGGGGAGAGAGACTGGAAGATTTGGGAGACAAATCAG ATGCACTGGCCACTCATGCTGATCAGTTTCgctcaactgcaaaaaagaTGCAGAGCCGAATGTGGTGGCGTAATATGAAG GTGAAAATCATACTTGCTGTGATCATACTTGTCGTCATGCTAATTATATTTG
- the LOC135367907 gene encoding uncharacterized protein LOC135367907, with the protein MTTTPVVTVLQASIVSVVKGFLGRRKDKDNRKRKEIYSGNHIERDGTPRSHVSGAAITVPQSMVIPHTASYGITSMTVKDFLKIHRILPGHNLKLLNLTQSSKTIMVSKTVRRVRKICPNLRSLILENFNFLAPHRKRRVKLEDFPPRLKFLSLRGSVIDIKTLLVSTTRAKTLINLVILDLGSCFFVNDEKAKTQGSSISWPSMPHLQELYLEGCPFLNSSISMQQIAMGSPALRVIDVEGTQFDVKSFQCFQYLQHLEELYVGNTNVDDSYLLSLQQHVLPTLTVVCLVQAHVTEIGLTYLCQSSPGLRLVRLERSRCSYKFVREFQALFPCVKLEWSGGSRMDSVLMHQSCDHYHRKYPPGEG; encoded by the exons ATGACTACTACTCCTGTTGTCACCGTGCTGCAAGCAAGCATAGTATCCGTGGTAAAGGGCTTCCTCGGCCGGCGGAAAGACAAAGACAACAGAAAGCGCAAGGAAATTTACAGTGGGAATCACATAGAAAGAGATGGAACGCCACGCAGTCAT GTCTCTGGGGCAGCCATCACCGTACCACAGTCAATGGTGATTCCTCACACCGCCTCCTACGGCATTACATCAATGACTGTCAAGGACTTCTTAAAAATACACAGAATTTTACCAGGTCACAATCTCAAGCTACTCAACCTCACCCAATCATCGAAGACAATCATGGTTTCCAAGACAGTTCGCCGCGTACGAAAGATCTGCCCGAACCTTCGTAGCCTCATCCTGGAAAATTTCAACTTCCTAGCTCCTCACCGTAAGCGGCGAGTGAAACTGGAAGACTTTCCGCCCCGTCTCAAGTTTCTAAGCCTCCGAGGCAGCGTCATCGACATCAAGACTCTTCTAGTATCCACAACCCGTGCGAAGACTCTCATCAACCTAGTCATCTTGGACCTCGGAAGTTGCTTCTTCGTCAACGATGAGAAGGCAAAGACACAAGGGTCTTCAATCTCTTGGCCATCAATGCCACACCTGCAAGAACTGTACCTAGAAGGGTGTCCATTTCTAAACTCGAGCATCAGTATGCAGCAAATTGCTATGGGTAGTCCCGCATTGCGTGTCATCGACGTCGAAGGCACTCAGTTCGACGTAAAGAGCTTTCAGTGCTTCCAATACCTGCAACACCTCGAAGAACTCTACGTGGGGAACACGAACGTTGATGATTCCTATTTGCTGTCCCTCCAACAACATGTTCTGCCGACCCTAACGGTGGTGTGTCTGGTACAGGCACACGTGACAGAGATAGGCCTTACGTATTTATGTCAAAGCAGTCCCGGTTTGCGGTTAGTGCGACTTGAGAGGTCACGCTGTTCGTACAAATTTGTCCGAGAGTTTCAAGCTCTGTTTCCTTGTGTCAAGCTCGAATGGTCTGGGGGCAGCAGGATGGACAGCGTTCTCATGCATCAGTCTTGTGACCATTATCACCGCAAATATCCACCTGGCGAGGGCTGA